CAAGTTCACAGCTAAAGTAATCAGCACCAGTAAAATCATCACAATATAGATTACCCGTTTTGTAGTAGGCGAAGAACCACCTAATGTGTTAACCAATCTAGGTCCTCCAGCCCCAAATGTGACAGCCAAAAGCCCTACTTTAAGCCAATCGGCCACACACTGCGTTCCACTTTTCTCAACACCATTGTACGTTTCAAAGCAATGTGCCATCAATGTGTTAAACATCTGACCACCCTCATAAGCCTGTTCAAGTATGAGCCCTACACCAGCACAAATGAGTCTGCCTTGCCACGTAACATAAAAAGCAGTTGCGAGTCCTGACAATAGgataattattaaagtCCCAACTATTAAAGGGGACatgtttgaaattaaagcaATCAATCCTGTTGTAGATATGGTGTGGAGTTTGGGAGAAGAGCAGATGAAATACTGTTTTTTGACCGGGAAATGGACGATCAATGCTGCAGAAAACAGCTTGAAATTATAGGAATTTCATGAAATAATCCAAATAATCCAATCAAAAATAACAGATgtattttatcaaattaatTAGTTgtaaattgaatttgaatttaataattgaaacAAAACCAATAATCTTGTATATTTAATACCATCCgattaacattttttggatttcttCTATCATTTATCGATCTGTCAGTATTTGTAATGagtatttgatttttgccATTAGCTTAAACAAAAACCGTGAGCAAACGAACGTGAATCTGTTTATTAACGTCAAAAATTAATCCATATTCCATAGCCTTTTGTCTTGCTATTCACTTCCGTCTTatacaatatttttctcCATTGTTTTTAGTGATAAGAATGtttcaaataatatattattaacaaatcAAGCTGTACTCATTTTACATCGGAACCAACTCGGTGGTATCCTCAACGATTGAAGTTGCTATGATGGATGATGAGTCAAAAGAACTTGTAATTAGCACGCTTCCAGAAGTCAAAGTTGTATTCATGCTTGTTACAACTGTTTGCGAACTTATGCTTGTATAAACAAACGTCGTATTATATGCGTTTTAAACTTTGGTAATGAAAGATTTTGAGGAATTATTTATGGTAATAGGTGTTTATCCCATTCTTCAAATCTAAATGATGACGAACTAATGCAAGGGGAAATGTTACATAGACGATGTGTGTACATACATGTTGTGCGCATTCATCATCGAGGGACACTAACTTAGACAAGAGTTTGCACGATGTAGAATTAAGATTTtctttgataaaaaaatcattcacATAATCAATTGATATAAATAACCATATTGAAAACAATTCTACTTATTTCccttttttgatttgttgCAGAAGAGACTACAGAGGCGGTTTTCGAGGCTGCAATCGTGGTCGCAGATAAGGCATCCAATTATTACTCAAACAATATGAAGTTCCTGTACAGGGGTTCAAATTATCTTTatcattatatttatttttttatttttttattataaatgtCAACTGTTTTTCTGCCAGtaattccaattttttacaacatcaaattaaaatgatcaacataaaaaacattactaCGAGTTTTAAGCTCATTAAAAGTTAGTGATATTTACAAACTTATACTTCAAACTCTAAAAGCgattaatatttaaataaataaaaataaaaaaaaaaaacctttaaaaagattaacCTCAAATTATGAGAATATATCTTGAATAATGTGTTATGGAATTGATTATTCAACTCATTGGACTTCTAAGATTTTCGgcattttataataatcgtatacaataaaaaaaattattataatattacATTGTGAAATGATGTACGTAGATACTATTGGAATACATAACTATATCTGATctctaataaaattttaggACCTAAGAGATTGTCGTTCATCTAAAATGCTAAAAGTTCGCATACAAATTGATACATCAGAAGTATAtattaaaagagaaaacatttttgtttttggtaTTTGCAAACCAAGCATTCAAACAATTggttgaaaattttagacTAGAGAAATTGGTTTACAACGGGGATGGTCcagtttaataaaacatgATTTACGgaccttttttttcccttACTCTATAGAAagcttttatttaactttgGTTATAAGACAATTGATAAAACTAAAGGTCAGTAAGCTGAATGATCAAATCAGTGAATTATATCTTTGTAATCATAATGGAATACAAAGCTCAGGTTGTTGCTTTTGATTGAGAACAATCATTAATAATAAGCCAAAACTTACCTGCTAGAGCTCGGTAAGACATGCTTTAACTCTCA
This portion of the Schizosaccharomyces pombe strain 972h- genome assembly, chromosome: I genome encodes:
- a CDS encoding uncharacterized protein (S. pombe specific protein), with product MSPLIVGTLIIILLSGLATAFYVTWQGRLICAGVGLILEQAYEGGQMFNTLMAHCFETYNGVEKSGTQCVADWLKVGLLAVTFGAGGPRLVNTLGGSSPTTKRVIYIVMILLVLITLAVNLKH